From Acipenser ruthenus chromosome 2, fAciRut3.2 maternal haplotype, whole genome shotgun sequence, a single genomic window includes:
- the LOC131697460 gene encoding uncharacterized protein LOC131697460 isoform X2: MAHCWTGIPLILIYLPASAFTVQIKNVYFIDEVKGVNLTVPKEIGGTGWAWEWTPHHGRSERVRIAQVKLGDPDYSVYSWNWTSEINCSHIEAGAQGNIFIKPVFENAGLFTFRQIKPNNKVLAKFEVYAFKFFPFFWDPVKVGTDVTRVCTISRVKESMKVQWKHNEEPSSATQFNFNTTTTFLMIQNVQELSAGQYSCSLQINQRVLYSVHNTIRLEAPSQPAHYTLYRDTANQSKVQLYCSTQTSHNTVAWSWKAQGSNSATRRIASANRNQPAEISPSTHFRGRVRPMERVSGQSLALHIAPVTFQDAGLFFCDADSREYMSVTLITLQVSVEPSGGLSVGEEVRLTCTVSEVYETFQLAWLKDYSRTMLISKQETLTPSGAVRSLTLVIPSIQTHHQKWACVVFQGNIPRAFLPLHLEAKAQTCLGKEQTHINTAERNHRNKTSDLDIYDNVENIYENC, encoded by the exons CAGTGCAGATCAAAAACGTTTACTTCATCGACGAGGTGAAGGGTGTCAATCTGACTGTCCCAAAAGAGATCGGGGGAACAGGATGGGCTTGGGAGTGGACCCCACATCACGGCAGATCTGAGAGAGTGCGGATAGCACAAGTAAAGCTGGGAGACCCGGACTACTCTGTATATTCCTGGAACTGGACTTCAGAAATAAACTGCAGCCACATTGAAGCAGGTGCCCAGGGAAACATATTCATCAAACCTGTGTTTGAAAATGCAGGCCTTTTTACTTTCAGACAAATCAAACCGAATAACAAAGTCCTGGCAAAGTTTGAAGTGTATGCTTTTAAAT TTTTTCCATTTTTCTGGGACCCAGTTAAAGTTGGAACGGATGTCACTCGGGTGTGCACCATTTCAAGAGTGAAGGAGTCAATGAAAGTCCAGTGGAAACACAATGAGGAGCCGTCTTCCGCCACCCAGTTTAatttcaacaccaccaccacattcCTGATGATCCAGAACGTCCAGGAGCTCAGTGCAGGGCAATACTCATGCAGCTTGCAAATAAACCAAAGAGTCCTCTACAGCGTTCACAATACAATACGACTTGAAGCAC CTTCACAACCTGCGCACTACACCTTGTACAGGGACACTGCGAACCAAAGCAAAGTGCAACTCTACTGCAGCACGCAAACCAGTCACAACACAGTAGCGTGGTCCTGGAAAGCGCAGGGCTCCAACAGCGCTACCCGCCGCATAGCGTCTGCCAATAGAAACCAACCCGCCGAAATCTCTCCGTCGACGCACTTCAGGGGGCGAGTGAGACCGATGGAGCGAGTTTCTGGACAGAGCCTTGCTCTTCACATCGCTCCTGTCACGTTTCAAGATGCCGGGCTATTCTTCTGTGACGCCGATTCTCGAGAATATATGAGCGTAACGCTTATAACATTACAGG TCTCAGTGGAGCCCTCTGGTGGTCTGTCTGTGGGCGAGGAGGTGAGGCTTACCTGCACTGTCTCTGAGGTCTATGAGACCTTTCAGCTGGCGTGGCTGAAGGATTACAGCCGGACCATGCTGATTTCTAAACAGGAGACCCTGACCCCTTCAGGCGCTGTCCGGAGCCTGACCCTGGTCATACCCAGTATCCAAACCCACCATCAGAAATGGGCGTGTGTCGTGTTCCAGGGAAACATTCCCAGGGCCTTTTTACCACTCCACCTGGAAGCCAAAG caCAGACTTGTCTGGGAAAAGAGCAAACACACATCAATACCGCCGAGAGGAACCACAGGAACAAGACAAGTG ATCTGGACATTTACGACAATGTGGAAAACATCTATGAAAATTGTTGA
- the LOC131697460 gene encoding uncharacterized protein LOC131697460 isoform X1: protein MAHCWTGIPLILIYLPASAFTVQIKNVYFIDEVKGVNLTVPKEIGGTGWAWEWTPHHGRSERVRIAQVKLGDPDYSVYSWNWTSEINCSHIEAGAQGNIFIKPVFENAGLFTFRQIKPNNKVLAKFEVYAFKFFPFFWDPVKVGTDVTRVCTISRVKESMKVQWKHNEEPSSATQFNFNTTTTFLMIQNVQELSAGQYSCSLQINQRVLYSVHNTIRLEAPSQPAHYTLYRDTANQSKVQLYCSTQTSHNTVAWSWKAQGSNSATRRIASANRNQPAEISPSTHFRGRVRPMERVSGQSLALHIAPVTFQDAGLFFCDADSREYMSVTLITLQVSVEPSGGLSVGEEVRLTCTVSEVYETFQLAWLKDYSRTMLISKQETLTPSGAVRSLTLVIPSIQTHHQKWACVVFQGNIPRAFLPLHLEAKERHISVGFLGLIICIGLFLLISVAALVFLMQRKCTRAQTCLGKEQTHINTAERNHRNKTSDLDIYDNVENIYENC from the exons CAGTGCAGATCAAAAACGTTTACTTCATCGACGAGGTGAAGGGTGTCAATCTGACTGTCCCAAAAGAGATCGGGGGAACAGGATGGGCTTGGGAGTGGACCCCACATCACGGCAGATCTGAGAGAGTGCGGATAGCACAAGTAAAGCTGGGAGACCCGGACTACTCTGTATATTCCTGGAACTGGACTTCAGAAATAAACTGCAGCCACATTGAAGCAGGTGCCCAGGGAAACATATTCATCAAACCTGTGTTTGAAAATGCAGGCCTTTTTACTTTCAGACAAATCAAACCGAATAACAAAGTCCTGGCAAAGTTTGAAGTGTATGCTTTTAAAT TTTTTCCATTTTTCTGGGACCCAGTTAAAGTTGGAACGGATGTCACTCGGGTGTGCACCATTTCAAGAGTGAAGGAGTCAATGAAAGTCCAGTGGAAACACAATGAGGAGCCGTCTTCCGCCACCCAGTTTAatttcaacaccaccaccacattcCTGATGATCCAGAACGTCCAGGAGCTCAGTGCAGGGCAATACTCATGCAGCTTGCAAATAAACCAAAGAGTCCTCTACAGCGTTCACAATACAATACGACTTGAAGCAC CTTCACAACCTGCGCACTACACCTTGTACAGGGACACTGCGAACCAAAGCAAAGTGCAACTCTACTGCAGCACGCAAACCAGTCACAACACAGTAGCGTGGTCCTGGAAAGCGCAGGGCTCCAACAGCGCTACCCGCCGCATAGCGTCTGCCAATAGAAACCAACCCGCCGAAATCTCTCCGTCGACGCACTTCAGGGGGCGAGTGAGACCGATGGAGCGAGTTTCTGGACAGAGCCTTGCTCTTCACATCGCTCCTGTCACGTTTCAAGATGCCGGGCTATTCTTCTGTGACGCCGATTCTCGAGAATATATGAGCGTAACGCTTATAACATTACAGG TCTCAGTGGAGCCCTCTGGTGGTCTGTCTGTGGGCGAGGAGGTGAGGCTTACCTGCACTGTCTCTGAGGTCTATGAGACCTTTCAGCTGGCGTGGCTGAAGGATTACAGCCGGACCATGCTGATTTCTAAACAGGAGACCCTGACCCCTTCAGGCGCTGTCCGGAGCCTGACCCTGGTCATACCCAGTATCCAAACCCACCATCAGAAATGGGCGTGTGTCGTGTTCCAGGGAAACATTCCCAGGGCCTTTTTACCACTCCACCTGGAAGCCAAAG AGAGACACATTTCTGTTGGCTTTCTTGGATTGATCATCTGTATAGGGCTTTTCCTTCTGATTTCTGTTGCTGCTTTGGTGTTTTTAATGCAAAGAAAATGCACACGGG caCAGACTTGTCTGGGAAAAGAGCAAACACACATCAATACCGCCGAGAGGAACCACAGGAACAAGACAAGTG ATCTGGACATTTACGACAATGTGGAAAACATCTATGAAAATTGTTGA